TTCAGCCCCGGTGTCTTGCTGAGCCGTTCCTTCTCGTTGAGTGGCGCCTGCACGACGAGATCGACCTCCCCCGTCAGCAGCGCGTTCACGCGTGTCGATCCCTCGGGGATCATCTTCATGACGAGGGTCTTGATGCCGGGCTTCTCGCCATAGAAATCCTCGAACCGCTCCAACTCGAGCGTCTGACCGATATCGTGGCGCTTCAACCTGTAGGGACCCGAGCCGATGGGCGCAGTGGCAAAGGCTTCCGAATTGGGCAGCCCGCTCGTGTAGGCCTTGGGGACGATAAACAGAAAGCCCGCGATCTTGTTGAGAAAGGCACCGTCGGGCTGCTTGAGCTTGAAGACGACAGTCAGCGGGTCGGGCGTCTCGACCCCGGCCATGATCGGCGCGAAGAAGGGCCGGCGGGTGCTCTTGGCGGCGGGATCGATCACCCGCTCCATCGTGAACTTGACGTCCTCCGAGGTCAGCGGATCGCCATTGTGAAAGCGAATGCCGGGACGGAGCTTGTAGGTATAGCTGAGCCCGTCATCGGAGACTTTCACCTCCGTCGCCATGCGGGGGACCGTGCGGCCCTTGAAATCAAATCCGTAGAGCGAATCGAACAGCTGGAGCGCATAGCGCTGTGAATCGCCGCTGGCGGTCACAAGGGCGTCGAGGCTCTGAATCTCCTTCTCCAGCGCGATGACCAGCGTGTCCTTGTCGACGGCAGGCTTGGGGCCGACGGATTTGGCGCCGGATTGCGCATTGGCTCTCCCGATCGTTCCGAGAAGAGCGGCTGCACCGATCGCAGCTCCGAAATCGCGCCGATTGAACATTCATTCCTCCTTGGCGAGCGTTGCCGCCCCGTTTGCTGTGCCCAACACTGCGGTCGGGTTCAGTTGACCACCCTCTTCTCTCGCTCGCCCGGCGATGCGGCCAGCCGGCTGGCGAGCAGACGCTCTCCCTCCGCCCGCAGGACGAATTTCTGGACCTTTTCGGTCCCGGCGGTCAGCGGGAGTTCGGACACGCGCTCAATCAGTTCCGGGAGCTTGAACGACGACAGGCGCGGCTTCAGATATTCGGCGAGTTCCGCCGGATCGGCGGCGCGGCCTTCAGCCGGAACCACGAAGGCGATGCCCACCTGCCCCCAACGCGGATGAGCGACGCCCACAACGGCGGCCGCATCAACGTCCGGGTGGGCCAGGAGCACGGCCTCGACCTCGGCCGGCGAGATGTTGAAGCCCCGGCTCTTGTAGCCGTCGCCGAGGCGCCCGCGAAACGTCAGACGCCCCGTCTCGTCCAGCGAGCCTCCATCTCCCGTCCTGAACCAGCCGTCCGGCGTCAGCGCCTTGCGGCTCTCCTCGGGCTTCCGGAAATAGCCGGGCGTGATGCAATAGCCGCGGGCCCAGATCTCCCCGGTTTCGCCCGTCGGGGCGTCCCGGCCCGATTCGGGATCGACGACACGCAGCTCGACGTCCGGTAGCGCGTAACCCTGCGTGGTGATCCGCGTCTCGAGCGGATCGTCCCACCGGTTGCGCGTGAGGACGGTCGTCGTCTCCGTCAGGCCGTATCCGGTCATCATGCCGGACACGGCCAGATCGTGGGCGACCATTTCCAAAATTCGGCGCTCGCTGCTGAGCACCCAGCCAATTCGAAGGCTCGACAGA
This genomic interval from Bradyrhizobium sp. NP1 contains the following:
- a CDS encoding ABC transporter substrate-binding protein, coding for MFNRRDFGAAIGAAALLGTIGRANAQSGAKSVGPKPAVDKDTLVIALEKEIQSLDALVTASGDSQRYALQLFDSLYGFDFKGRTVPRMATEVKVSDDGLSYTYKLRPGIRFHNGDPLTSEDVKFTMERVIDPAAKSTRRPFFAPIMAGVETPDPLTVVFKLKQPDGAFLNKIAGFLFIVPKAYTSGLPNSEAFATAPIGSGPYRLKRHDIGQTLELERFEDFYGEKPGIKTLVMKMIPEGSTRVNALLTGEVDLVVQAPLNEKERLSKTPGLKTLTNPVSAPMHVRLYSNDASLPISKRDVRLALNHALDCKAIIRSVYYGVGQPMGTFISAFYPYGADPDIKPYAYDPKKARELLKKAGFPDGFALKLYSANDHPKELAEAIAAYWGQVGVKTEILRIDYAAWSRLNNTHKSGPATITQFTNAIYDPIHPVAGSFSKSGTWSDYFNPDVEALIEKLNSAVGDDKRGAIFRQIGQLLHDDAAAVFITELFHLFSHKDGLRWSMQEGSGFLNLRQVSWS